The following proteins come from a genomic window of Venturia canescens isolate UGA chromosome 4, ASM1945775v1, whole genome shotgun sequence:
- the LOC122409220 gene encoding odorant receptor 13a-like: MNHSTSSEYDSLIRPIETVSRIIAIWPGNQERSKFKELLSVFHRVGMICVTVIMTTAVSFDVTRHWSDMNEATECALIASAFALSIVRMLNYTIHSDEMRYVVETMRKDWLESSPEDKAVLAQRCRWTFRLAKHFIVSVGLALGLFMLAPMIDILVFHSEERILPFRGYFMRNQTSSPLYERLYVVNVILGGLCGTTIAGATSFNLVSTMHGAARFSVLQKRLEALKSNDSDCGAAMIDCVKRHQDAIKFADTLERIINVLALGQFVISTALVCCAGFQLASMIEDKSRLMKYFSFLNSAIFELFLFSYSGNQLIDESEAIIDSAYASEWIGGPFCLNLRILMLRATRPSKITAAKFYDMSLKSFSSVLSTSFSYFTVLQTMNEE; encoded by the exons ATGAATCATTCGACGTCGAGCGAATACGACAGCCTGATTCGTCCGATTGAGACGGTTTCTCGGATAATAGCGATATGGCCGGGGAATCAGGAGCGCAGTAAATTCAAAGAGCTTTTGTCGGTGTTTCATAGAGTCGGAATGATCTGCGTGACCGTTATCATGACGACGGCCGTTAGTTTCGACGTGACGAGACACTGGAGCGACATGAACGAAGCGACCGAATGTGCACTAATAGCATCTGCATTTGCTTTGAGCATCGTACGCATGCTTAATTACACGATCCACTCGGACGAGATGCGTTACGTCGTGGAAACAATGCGAAAAGATTGGCTCGAATCTTCTCCCGAGGACAAAGCTGTCCTGGCTCAGAGATGTCGATGGACTTTCAGGCTCGCCAAACACTTCATCGTTTCGGTGGGACTGGCACTCGGGCTTTTCATGCTGGCTCCGATGATAGAC ATTCTTGTTTTCCATTCTGAAGAAAGAATTCTACCATTCCGCGGCTATTTTATGAGGAATCAGACCTCATCGCCGCTGTACGAACGCCTGTACGTCGTCAACGTCATCCTTGGTGGATTGTGCGGTACGACGATCGCCGGGGCAACGAGTTTCAATCTCGTTTCGACGATGCACGGTGCTGCCCGATTTTCAGTACTGCAGAAACGCTTGGAGGCCCTTAAGAGCAACGATTCTGACTGCGGAGCAGCGATGATCGATTGCGTTAAGCGCCATCAAGACGCTATTAA ATTCGCCGACACTCTTGAGAGAATCATCAACGTTTTAGCTCTCGGACAATTCGTTATCAGTACTGCATTAGTCTGTTGTGCAGGCTTCCAACTAGCGTCG ATGATCGAAGATAAATCTCGTCTCATGAAGTACTTTTCCTTTCTCAACTCCGCTATATTCGAGTTGTTTCTCTTCAGCTACAGCGGCAATCAATTGATCGATGAG AGCGAGGCGATCATCGACTCCGCTTACGCCTCTGAATGGATCGGCGGTCCTTTTTGCCTCAACCTTCGGATATTGATGCTCAGAGCAACGCGGCCATCAAAAATAACTGCAGCCAAGTTCTACGATATGTCCCTCAAAAGTTTCTCCTCG